A genomic segment from Nicotiana tabacum cultivar K326 chromosome 9, ASM71507v2, whole genome shotgun sequence encodes:
- the LOC107801492 gene encoding chitinase 2-like, which produces MEFSKFLISSFAFQALVLFLSPIQAEPGNSNIFREYIGAEFKNVKFSDVPIHSGVEFHFILSFAIDYTSSASPTKGQFNIFWDTDNLTPSSVSSIKTQHSNVKVALSLGGDSVGGSSAYFNPSSVDSWVSNAVSSLTDIIKQYNLDGIDIDYEHFQADPDTFTECIGRLITTLKNNGVISFASIAPFDNDEVQSHYQALWKSYGHIIDYVNFQFYAYDEGTTVSQFMDYFATQRSNYEGGKILASFSTDGSGGLSPENGFFTACSKLKSKGELAGIFVWSADDSKSNGFKYEKQSQALLAIPH; this is translated from the coding sequence ATGGAGTTCtccaaatttttaatttcaagTTTTGCTTTTCAAGCCTTAGTGCTTTTTCTATCACCAATCCAGGCAGAACCTGGAAATTCCAACATATTCAGGGAATACATTGGAGCTGAGTTTAAGAATGTCAAGTTTAGTGATGTCCCTATTCACTCTGGCGTCGAATTTCACTTCATTCTCTCCTTTGCCATTGACTACACTTCTTCTGCGTCTCCCACGAAAGGTCAATTCAACATATTTTGGGACACAGATAATCTCACCCCTTCTTCCGTTTCATCCATTAAAACCCAACATTCGAATGTTAAAGTAGCATTGAGCTTAGGAGGAGACAGTGTTGGAGGAAGCAGCGCCTATTTCAACCCTTCTTCTGTCGATTCTTGGGTTTCAAATGCAGTCTCTTCTCTTACTGATATAATTAAGCAATACAATTTAGATGGAATCGATATCGACTATGAACATTTTCAAGCTGATCCTGATACATTTACAGAGTGCATAGGTAGGCTTATTACAACACTCAAAAATAATGGAGTAATTTCCTTTGCTTCAATAGCTCCGTTTGATAACGATGAAGTTCAAAGTCATTATCAGGCGCTATGGAAAAGCTATGGTCACATTATAGACTATGTTAATTTCCAATTTTACGCGTACGATGAGGGAACCACTGTATCTCAATTCATGGACTATTTTGCTACACAAAGATCCAATTACGAAGGGGGAAAGATCTTGGCTAGTTTCAGCACTGATGGGAGTGGGGGATTATCTCCAGAAAATGGATTTTTCACAGCGTGTAGTAAGCTGAAAAGTAAAGGAGAGTTGGCTGGAATATTTGTGTGGAGTGCTGATGATTCTAAGTCAAATGGTTTCAAATATGAGAAACAATCACAAGCATTACTGGCCATACCCCATTAA